The genomic stretch TAAGAAAACTACTTCTTAGCCACCTAATAATACAATTTCTTTAAAGTAGCAAGATAAATTTCAGAATGCCATAGTTTTGGCACTAAAATGCTTTGAAGTATTTAGCCAGAAATGGTtccaacttaaaaataaaacaaaacttagaTAATGCACCCCTTAAAGTGGGGTGCTTATAAGGAATACAATAAAGTTCAGAGAAGGGGTATTTTTATATCGTATTTTTACAATTTGCTATTtatatctgtttaaaaaaaaaaaaaaaataaaaaaaaaataaaaaaaaaaggttaatgttCTCTCTTCCACTACAAGTGGAGCCTTGCTTAATGCAATGTCTGTAGAATgttttttcagaattttttttattttttttttaatcaaataccATTTTCCACAAAGGTTagaaaaagcatgaaaaaatgtAGGTAGGAAAAACAACTTTCCtcttgaatttgtttttttacattttcttaacGAGTGGTGGCCACAATTCTCTTAAAATGTCATTGAGATGCAACATACGTTAAcattactttatgaaataatacatttttataaattgcctgaatccacaccaTGTACATCATTTCACCAAAAACATAGTAATCAGAGGCACATACATTGAACAATGTGAATAAGTGATTCAAGCTGTGTGGTAATTAGGTTTATATTTTTAGTAttaacagtttcagagaaaaaaagacttgattaaaaactatatttattgTATTACACCccactttgtaatccagggcagAATCATTGACAGCTTTGCGCATGGgttatacatttgcaatgtgaaaacagagcaggtctcctctctgctcacAATTCAGGACGAGGCTGcagcctgtgagacagcgctgagggagaGGCAATACCCCACACATCTGTAGCAGCTGTCGGGACAGTAATGGTAGACAGGTTTCTGTTTTCACCTGAAGTTGCTAAATcggcaaaaacacagaaatgtcaCTAGATTTGTTTCTAGTTGCTTCTTTGCAGGAAAACCAGCTGCTAGTGGGGGCTGAAAAGTCTCCAAATATATTGACGCAGTCGGCAAGTTTGCAACACTGGACTGTCGTATCTAGTTTTCCTTCAGCGTTCAGCAGCTTCTTACACTAGAAGCTGATGAGCACAGTGAGACAGGAGCTGGAGGGGTTGGTTTTTCAGTATAAAGTGAATTTTAACATCTCATATTAAAATTCATTTTACACTCTGATTAGAATAAGTGCGTATATTTACAGTAGCTATGCTATATAAtatgctttactttgttttaaaatgtttactcGTTCTGAAGGTGTGGCAGCATTTATTTTGATGTAGCGGTGCGCCACAATGAAATACATGTAGAGCAAAACCTGAAGGCAGTAGTTTCACAATGAGGACTATGGGTGAATCctaaatgttttcatgttttaatggTAAAGCATGAAGAGCAAAATAGCAGTGcaacaacacaaaagaaaaaagatgtcttgctgaaaacaaaatcacatgCGTGTGGTGGAGTTCTAATCAGTGCTTACTGTAATTACTGACACTCCTGCTGCAGTGCCGTTGATCTTGGGTCCATAATTAAAATGCTTCTTGATTTTTCCAGCCACAGGAAGCTGGTGTCCCTTCTCTGACAGATTTTCaccctggaaaataaaaaaagaaccctGTTCAGGAACATCATTTGTCGAGTTTCTGTACTACAGTCTTCTTCAGCTCTGCTGCTGTAAGCTGGCAGTGAATTACTGAACTTACGTTGACCCAGGGGTGATCCAGCACTTGTACAGCTGTGTATCTTTGATCCACAACGACCTGCAGCATGCCAGTGATCAGAGCCTAAAGACAAGCGTGTTGCTCGTAAGAACTTTGGAACATAATGATAAAAACTGCTACAACAGAGGTCAAGCACATTCACTGTAAATAAGAGAAAATCCAGACAACCTTGGCAACATCGGACACGTTGTCCCAGTACGGTGCTGGAAATTCAAGATGGCCTTTTAAAATCTCTTCAAAGAGGGCCTCTTGGTCTTCACCactgctgcaaaaataaaacaggtaaaaaaaaaaaaaaaacactttacatGAAGTGCAAAAGCATAATGTCATCCACTGGTTcatatattattaatattatttaaaagctttaggcagattatattatatattataaggCTTCTCGTGCAAGAGCACATACCCACGAAAAGGAGGAAAGCCACAGACCAGTATGTACGTGATGACACCAGCTGCCCAGATATCCACCTTGAGTCCATatctgaagttaaaaaaaatgcaacatcaGGTAAGCAGGACTGAAGACTTctctaaaaaaggaaaacatttaaatgttgtaGTGTTTGCCCCCAAACCACAATCAGCCTTACCCTGTTTCAGCAACAATCTCTGGTGCCACATAAGTTGGCGTTCCACAAACAGCATAAAGAGGACCATTGACAATGGTAGCCAAGCCAAAGTCACCTAATTTTAGAGATTTGCTACCATCATGATGTTCATAAACCTGTGAGAAAAgggcagacaaaaaaaaaaaatgcaaaaatttaaaactggTGAAGGAAAAACAGCAGTTGGTGAGAGATTCAAGGGGGGGGGTGTAAATCAATTGGTGAGCTTGTTGCTTTTTCATGGCTGTTTAGTagcttattttccttttcaataTTTGCTACAATATAGCGGTATTGATACCAGTTGAGAGGTTATTAAACTACATTGGAAGAATAATTTAATTCACTAattactaaataaaattaaacacgTTAATTAAGGACGATCGTAAGCATAACCTTGCCTGTAAGATGAATTCAATATTaaaaatttgttagaaatatGTCACTCTGTGCAACGTAACGAACATCGCTTTCATGGTAAAGTTATGCAATATATTTCAATGATAGTCTAACTCACTAAAATGTACTTATATTGACAAATACTATATACATGATTAGAATGCttgcattattattttctatacATACTCTAATTAGACTGTAAAGCAGTTGTGAAGCAATACTTATTTTTCAAGGCAACAGTTAAACAAAATCGTGTGGTAACAAAATTTATTTCAATGATCCAATTGTAACCATCAAGGGATTGATGGCCGGTGCCAACATTTGCCCCAAagaaacactgaggaaccaAGAGTAAAAGATTGACTTCTTTTAAACATGGACTTTGTGAGGCTTTTTTCTCTCAtgcaaatgcttttaaaaacagttgtaaATCCTGGGTTAAtattaagatgtttttaattcttagaatttatttttatgctaGTTGCCTGTCCTTTTGTGTACCTTGCCTTTTGCCCATTTACCTCCTTGAGATAGACAGgcgggtatagaaaatggaagGTTGATTGAATATCTTTGTACTACTAAAGATTTATCCTACACCCTGGTAATGGTGGCCTAGTGGCTAGAGAGCCAGGAGTTTGCGTCTTGGAGAGGCTCCAAAGGTCGGCGgtttgaaactcagtctgtTACTCTGgttccttgagcaagaccctttaCCACAAATTACTCTCTGTGCACCACTCTGTAGCAGTACACTACTCCCTAAGTGATGAGTTAAACACAGACATTTCctctctgtgggactataaagagatttttttttaataggatGGGTGCTTAGAGAGGTTTTGTCAAGTCACACTTACCAACAGATTTTCTGGTTTTATGTCTCGATGCACAATATTGAGACTGTGAAGGTACTTTATGGCGCTAGCCAGGTTGAACAGCATACAACTGGCATCACGCTCTGTGTATCTGTTGGAGGACATGATGGCATCAAAGAGATCGCCCCCCTGGAGGAAAGGTTTTAGAGATGGGAAATAAATAATTACTTACAGTTCCAAATACCTGAATTTATGTAGACTTCTTTATTTGAGAGGTGAACTCTATTTCTACAACAAATGCATATCAATAAAGCccttgaggggggaaaaaaagctttaaatacaCATGAAGCATATAAAAATATAGAATTTTCTTTCAAAGCTTAAAACAAGATACCTTCACCAACTCCATTACAAGGTAGAGGTCGCTGCGGGTGTCCATTTCCTCGATTAAAAGCACAATGTTTGGATGTTTAACGCGCCTGAGGATGGACACTTCACTCTGTATCATCTGCTCCTGAATGATTCACACAAGAAAAGAGATACCTAAAGATATGAGAGTTTGTACCTTACGCCAATTCCAAAAAGATGGCTAAtccccccccaaacacacacacacacacacacacacacacacacacacacacacacacacacacacacacacacacacacaccagaacAATTGAACTACTACAGAACAGTGAAATAGCCCATATTTATTTGGACTGGATACCTGATTTTAGTCAAAGAACAGGCATGCTTACCTTTCCCTTACATTTGTCTTTGCTGATGATTTTTAAAGCATACTCCCTCCCAGTTAATCTTTCCACACACTCACGAACCACAGCAAAGTTTCCATTCCCCAAGATCCTTCCGACTTTGTACCGGTCCGATATGGAGGCCGGCACTGTGGAGCATTCATCCACTGGCTCAGCTAAATGGAAAACATATGTATAATTTATTAAAGATATGACAGTAACCCGTGTGCAACTTTGTCTCAATTCAATGTTTTACCTTCACTGCTGGGACCGTCACATTCATCCATGGAGCTGCATACCTTGGTAGAGGCTAACGAGAGTGAAGAACCACTGTGTTGGgatcccttaaaaaaaaaatcccagaatGATTACGTAGTAAAAAAATGAAGGCtaatacatttctaaaaacgTTAGGGGGCTCAACGCTTCTAAAGCTTCAATTACATCCAGTCCCCacacaaaagggaaaaaaaaaacatatgatgCAGAATGAGACCCcaatcaaatgaaataaatgcacTAAGCAATAGTGCTGCAGGAGAATATTTAACTACAATACCATTAGTGAAAATTGCAATAATGGTACAGTTATTCCCTTTACATTCCAAAACGTACCCAGCACTCTCCATACACTTTAGCATCTCAGCCACAAAAGAAATATTCCTGTCTGGGAATTTAAGAAATTTAGGgtctgtctatccatccatccatccatctatgcatCCAAAGAGCATGAATCCCAAAACACTATTTCCAAACAATTATTGCTTCCAAGCAGCACCTTGTGACTTGGGAAACACTGCAAAGTTGCAGGCACATCTGTAATCTTTGTAAAATAACAGtgacatgaaaacaaaaaggtacaCAAATTATAGTCAAGTAGCTACTGAGAGTTTGCATGTGAATAATCTTAAGAACCCAATTCCTTTAGAGTTCCTTCAACATTTGATCACATGCCCCTAATATGTGgtttcatttttactttacaCTTTAAATCATTCAGGTGTCCAACAAAAAGCTTCCGTACTTTAATTTAATTGTCTTAGACACTACATtatcaaatgtatttaaatcaaCAAAGCCATGCAGACTGTTCCTACaaacattttgtgaaagaaCGGGTCGCTCTCAAGAGCTCAGTGACCTCTAGCTGGGTTTTGTGATAGGATGCCAAGTCCAGTGGGGATATTTCCTCGCTCCTAAATATTTCACAGTCAACTGTAAGTGGCATTATAGCAATATATAACAGTGGAAGTGATTGGGAATGACAGCAACTACAACAAAAGTGATTGAGAATGACAGTAACTCAGCCACGAAGTGTTGGGTCACATAAACTGACAGAGCGGGGGAGTGGATGCTGAGGTGCATAGTGCACAGAGGTCTCTAACTCTGCAGAGTCGATCGCTACAGACCAtcaaacttcatgtggccttcagattagctcaaaaACAACATATGGAGAGCTTTAATGACTGGGTTTCCATTACCAAGCAGCTGCATCAAAGCCATACATCtccaagtgcaatgcaaagtgTCGGATGCAATATTGATGACGACAATATGACTGATGAGTCTGGGTTTGGCATTTGCCAGGAGAACAGCGCTCGTCTGACTGCATTGTGCCAAGTGGAAgtttgggggaggggggattaTTTTGTGGGGTGTGTTTTTAGGGgctgggcttggccccttagttccagtgacTGCGTGCCCTTTTAGAGCTGCGCTCAGATGACCGCTGTTACATACCGATGACCAAGTTCAGCGTCCCATTCAGTCATATCTACATTCTCACCTAAACTGTGCTGGCTTCCTTCCTAAATCCTTTCTTATACCCTTTCTGGATATTTTTTGACTATGTATCGTAAGCTACATCTCCAACACAAAcgaaaatttagaaaaaataaataaataaaaacataatttaaaaaaaataatcataaaacaTGCCTTTTAATGACAGCAAAGAAGTAGTTTCCAGTTTTCTACAGACATTTTTTCTTATTACCTGTCGTCTTCGGAGGCTTGCTGGACTGGTTAAAATAGGGCTTGGGGACTTTCCAGAACGAGGTGTAGAAAACGTACTGCCTGCAGTGCCGTTTGCTGTCAAGACAGCAAAATAAAGACTAATAAGGaactttgaaaaaagaaaagaaaaaagaaaaaaaacaatctctaAATTTTAATCAATACACATTTACCCGATCCAGCAGGTGAGGGAGATTTGCTTCTACGGGACATTCCAGCAGCTCTAAGGGGAGAGCGACCATGCACTGAGGGGAGCCGACCATACGATGATGATTTTGTCACCCTGCATTCTGGAagggaaaaatacatttgaaccaTGCACGGCAACAGAAATGCAAGACGATCACATGTCTACTTAGAATGAGGAATCATTCCGACTCTGATGGTAtgtgaacaaaaagattcaacaCAAAAATAATTGATAACTAATtgccccccacacacacacacacacacacatacctcaTTCGAAGTATAGAACTAGAGTCAGTGAAATAATCCCCTGCGTGCCGTCATTAGCACATTTCCAGTACATGCATCTCATCAAACCAGATGCAAGTACTTCTATGCTGTTTTAAGCTGCAGTGATAAAGTTTTAAGGCTAAACCTGATCTATAGTGTGGTGGAAAATACAGTTAGCTACAATCAGGTGTAAGATGAACTGATGTGAGTTAAGGTAGGATTACAGTGTTGCAATGCTAATTAATGTCACCTTTATGGGGGGCTGTTTTGGGACACAAAGAAGGATACTTACACTAACAAAATGCTATGAACTGAAAGGATTTGATTGGGCTAAACATGATATAAACTGACAAATGAACTCACCAGTTTCATCCAAATTGAAATCATCTTGATAGCGGAACTTTTCAGGACCACAAGCAATGAAAATGTCATCTTCTCCAAAAAAGTCCTGGAGGCATGAAACCTGTCAAAGAGatttaaaacagaatttaaaaaaaagaactactCCTCTTCAAGGAGTATTGTACTTCTTTATAACCAATCGTAATGTTGGTACACGTCATCCATTGAGTAAAACATTTATGACCTGTATGATTGATGCCTCCCTCCTCTTTGGGATATCATGTGCACAGCACTTTGTATCGTCCTGGTGCTGAAAAGCGCTGTATAagtaaacttgccttgccatgTGCCTTAGTGAGTGCAGTGGGTTGACCGGAAGGGTCCGTTGTACAAACTGAACCCTGAGTCTTCAATAAATTCTCAACAGAAAGAAGTGGTTTGGTGATCGGCATCTTATGTTAAtgaacagagtttttttttttgtttttttttttactcaacacAAATAAGCGCAGATCCTTGCAGCTCATCTTATTTTACAAAGTTATTAGCCTGCTTGAATGTATCTGGATGTTAGAAAATACAGCATGTAGTGAGGTGAACAACAACACAAGTCGTAATGTTGTCTGGCCTACAATTTTAATGCTTCACAAAACAGTGGTGTAAGAAACTCAAGGTGCATGATGCTTCAGCATTACCTTCCCATCAATTTAACAATGCAGCATTTGTAATCTGTTTTAAAGCCTTGCTAACAGACTTTAGAAgcgtaaaaaactaaaatatttctgCAACACGAATGTCCCAACTCTTACACACCATGGATACAACAACACATGTGAAATTTGATTCCCAGTTGATAATTAGATATTACttttaaatatctaaaatagGTTGGGAGAAGAAGGACACATTTCATTTATCCAAACATCAACTGTCAGAGAACATCCAAAAAGGGGAAGATGTATAATCTTCAGTGAAAATAAGATGGACCAACAACTCACTGTAAtatgagtttttattttcttcataaaCTCACTACTCTGATTTTAATTACCTCTACTTCCTGCCCTTCTACAATTGTCTGGTGAATTACAAAAATATTGGCTTTCGCATACAAGCAAATAATACTTCATGGAAAAATCCCAGCATAGCTGCAGTAATTAAAATACTGGTAAAAATTACAATTCTTCTGACATTGCAACTCCTCCCTATTCTAGGGGTGgacaataattaaatatatattgcGATATACAGTAACTATATAAAAAGGTGATATGACATTTCAACATAAAGTACAAtctatgattacagcatttgtcacCGTCATTCTGGGttctctgcattttattttttaaagcaattatttctaaaatgttagaCTGGAGGAGATTTGGCATTTACAGACATCTGTTATGGGCATTCTTGGCAGTCCTTCTGAGGCTTCTATTTTGTTTATAATCAATATCGTAATTATGTTGTAGGGAccgaaattaagaaataaatcGTGATATAATTTCTGGCtattattgcccagccctacccTATTCTAGATCACCTTGTGCACACACATCGACTGCACGGGCTTAATCTATGGTTTTCTGCGAGCACAAATGCTGCGTGACATATGGTGCAGAAAAGACTAAATGTATGGATGCCATTAATGTTAATGATATAATTCATAATAGATCATTAGTCCGTGAACAGAAAGAGCTGCAACTTGCAGTATCTCAGCTTTGAAGTGAAACACTGAAGAACAGTCACGATTTAGTTTAGCACGTCATTTCAAAATTAATCTAGTTTGGTTTCACAAGAGCTGCTATTATGCACAATTTGTTTCAGCCTCATTTCTGACAAGTCTGCCAGCAGAAATGTGACAGATGACCAGTAGATGCTCTTATTGGTAAAATACACTATTATGAGACTTTGTGTTACCAAAAATCAGTCAGGAGTCCTTCATGTAgcaatgctttttaaaatgttcccaTCTTTCTGTACACCTAGCCCTTTGAAGCAAGAACgcattttatgttgaaaaacaaaaaataaagcttaaaaaagAAGCTTGAGCTAATAAAGACACTTCCCAATATATAACAAAATTTCCTAACAAGGATTGTCTGAGTTagtgtaaatatttttcacaactAACCTTAGATTTCATAATAATACTTATTCTTTGTTCTATTTAAACATATTCCTCCCTTAAATATATCCATTAATAATACCACCAAATCTTTTAAGTAACAAGAAATTATTAATCACCGGTGGCTTTTGCTCAGGtttaaacatttggaaaatttgaaaaaaaaaaaaaataaatgaattaactAGACCCAATAAAATACAACCTAGATGCTGCTCACCATCACATAGGCTTCATGAAACAACATCCAATCTACACCTAAAAAGAGCAAGCTATTGGTTTACCAAAGGTTAAAGAACCATGAAAACTGCCCCCTTTGATGCTAGCAGGTGGTTATTTGGCCATCTGTCTCCACAAGACAACAAAGCACTGAATAAAGAGCAGATAATGGCACATGGATTAATTACAGAGCTCAGAAAACTCCTTGTTATTAAAGCCATGAAGTAATGACACCTTAAAATCAGATGCAAACATAAACCCTGAGAAACCTTACAGAATTCCTATTAATTATATACAAGGAATACATTTTTTGGGGGTTTAATATTTCCACTGAATACCACAGTGTGTATCCTTTCCAATTTGCATTCACCACCAACTTAATTAGGGACAGCTTGCTAGTATCTGGTGGAAATCCTTTTTTCCTTCAGAGCGACTTTTATTCTTCATGGCATTGATTTAAAACGGAAACATCCTTTAGTCAACTATGGTTTTTATTACCACGAAGACATGTTCTTCCTGAAGATGAGTGGCAGTCGCCTACATATCCATGATGGGAATCTGCTGTTCCACTGTAAATGTGCTCCACTGACTTGAGATCAGTTGGCTGCAGGCCAATTAACTCCCTTTCAGGTTCAAGACACCAGTTTGAGATGATTTGAGCTGTGTGACATTGTGCCTGGTCTCTTGAGAGTAGCCATCAAAAGGTTGGTATATTGTAATTAAAAAGGTATGGTCAACAGTTTAACTCATTTAGGCTCATGTGGCCTTTAAACGATGCCTTACTGTTGCTATGGGGTCCAGTGTGCCAGGAAAATATCCCCCACTTCATTCCACTATGAGCAACCTCAAACATTGTTATAAGCCAGGATGAATCAAAGCCTTCAGGTTGTCTACACCAACTTCTGATCCTATCGTCTAATTGttgcagctgaaataaaaagccAACGTTTTGTCCTTATTGTTACATTTTAGTGAGACTGCAAACTGTTGCCTCAGTTTCCTCATGAGGTGACAGGAGTGACGTCCAGAGtagtcttctgctgctgtagtccATCTGCTTCAATGTTAGACCCTTTATGTGCTTCGAGATGGTATTCTATTTTAGGATTTGAGCCACCTTTGCTTTTTAATTACGTTGAacaagtctgcctgtttttCTCTACTCCAACAACAACTAGGCATCTTTACCCACATGACTGTTGCACACTGGATACTTTCTCTGCATAGGACCAGCTTCTGTTGACCTGAGAAATGGCCATTTGTGAAAATCTCAGTAGATCAGCAGCTTGTGAAATGCTCAGACCAACCAGTCTGGCACCAACAAACACTCCATATTCAAAAGTTGCCTTTGCCCATGCTCCATTTGATCTTCTGAAGCAAGTCTTCATCACATCTAGAGGGCTAAATGCATTGGGTTGCTATCACATTCTAAGCTTATTCACCATTTGTGTTTCCCACAAATTGAACAAACTTACATCAGCCACGTCATGCTGCCatgtgcaaaaaggcaaataacTCGCACGTGAATCCTGCAACTACATGACAGTTTTCCCCTCCATCCTCACTGCTCTGCTGCAGAAACTGTTACTTAGCAACCACTTTTCGGAACCATTCACACCAGACAGCGTTACAGCCAAATGCCAACAGAAAGCACAGGACGGGGTTTTTGAAGTGAATTTCAAAGAACTTGCTATTTTTATGAGAGACTTAGTCAGCTCTTTATGCAGTTGCCACGCAGAGGACACATATGTTCCTTAACAAGCTTTACCTTCAGTGAATTCCATAATTTCAAGATAAATTATAGTGTTTCAGTTCCATCTGGTTGATAATGTATAGTAAATACATATCAATGACCAGTGTAGGAAGTCCTATTCTGGAAATACTTCCAGCAGGTTAATATTTAGGAGCCTGATCTCGAATCAGATAACATGGTCCCATCTAATAGTGTTGTGCGGTTGGTAGGAATATAGGATGGAGTCCTAGAAACCCATTTCTGGTattacatttagaaaatattcCCAGGTGATTTTTAACGTACTGTGCTAGTACGAGTATGAAAGACATTTCAAGAGAGACgagtgaaaaaaacagaaaatgagttCAACGTGCTGTACTGAACTTTGAAAGATAGtagatgcatttaaaaaaacctATCCTCACATTATGTGTTGTCAATATCCATTTGCCATAGATCATGGGATAGTAAAAGCTAACTAATGCACATTGGCCATTTATCCCCATATGAgaaattaatcttttaaaaggtggaagaaataaaaactatgtGATTACAGAGCACTTAGTCATTAGACCGACGTCTACgacttaaaatgcaaaacattttgatctAACATATTTAGCTGGAACTAAAGTAATGCTGATATAAAGGTTTCTGAAATGTAAGTTTTTGGTAGCTTTACTGAAGTTGGTCATGGAAACAGACTAGGCTTGTCAAAAGCATCGTTACGCAAACGCTGTATCTGGATACAAAACTAATTTGGCATGGTAtcgatactaaatattttagcatatGAGGCAAACGTAGAAGGGAAACCCAAAGATCTTGACAGGCCTGCGTGCAAACAGTGTTTTAAAGTGGGGCAACAAAGTcaccatttaaaaatattttcatgcctttaattatttgtctgtttttttccccccgtggTATTGAAAATGGTATCGAGTATGAAATATTTTCCAGGGTATCTATATCGAGTTTGAAATGTTAGTATCATGACGACCCTAAAAACAGACTATTGatatacaaattaaaattacaagaaatttTGACGCAAACTATTGACCCATATACGACGTTAATACTATTACTAATGAAAGGTAGATCACAATCTGTACTGATTGCAGCTAGTAAGagaactgttttaaaaatgtccactataaataagaaacaaacaaaactaggtccatcatcatcattatttctGTAGTATTTAGGATTTTGGTAAGAGTTTCTACATTCCTGTAATATTAGGAGATACCTGCTTTGCCCtttttaataatataattaatacATTAAATCTAAAGCGCAGAAATGTGAGTTTTACAGAATTGTCACCAGCAATTCTAACACCTACCACTTTGCCATCAACAGTATACAGCCTTTTGACGACTCCAGAGTCCAGCTTGATGGCGTCCGTGATGTCACTCATAACTTGCTCGAACGAGTGTGCCGTCTTCTTGTTGAGCAAGACCCGGACAGCCTTGCGAGGTTTTACGCCACTACGGACAATCGTCACCAGCTTGGGCTTTATAAAGTCTTTGGTCTCTCTGGTTTCTGGGGATCCGGCCATGGCGCTGCCGAGAGAAGAAGGATCACGGACAGAGGCCGCGGTCCTGGCACCAACTGCCCAGTTGGGATTTACATTCTTGGTGTAGTCCAGTTTCTTGAAAGGCTCTATGGATGCACAGACGTAGCTTTCACCTGCAGAAAATTCGAACATAATGACATATAGCAGAAGTGCAGGGCAACAATTGGAAAAAAAGAGGATCCGAGTATTGATTAAATTTACCCTTTACGAAAACACGAGAAGTATcaatgctgttttgtttttgtcttgcaTTTTCTGACTCGTCTCCACTATAACATTCCCAATTAAGACAGCTGATCTTACTTGCttataaattaatataaattCCAAtatttgtgggggaaaaaaaataactccacTAAAGGAGCACACCTCACCTTCCACCAGCTGGTCTATGCTGGCAATCC from Fundulus heteroclitus isolate FHET01 chromosome 18, MU-UCD_Fhet_4.1, whole genome shotgun sequence encodes the following:
- the LOC105937985 gene encoding serine/threonine-protein kinase DCLK1 isoform X4 is translated as MPKLYHGRNRTTVMELEHFDERDQAQRYTRRGSRGNGLPSPTHSAHCSLYRTRTLQALSSEKKAKKIRFYRNGDRYFKGIVYAISQERFRSLDALLADLTRALSDNVNLPQGVRTIYTVDGATRIASIDQLVEGESYVCASIEPFKKLDYTKNVNPNWAVGARTAASVRDPSSLGSAMAGSPETRETKDFIKPKLVTIVRSGVKPRKAVRVLLNKKTAHSFEQVMSDITDAIKLDSGVVKRLYTVDGKVVSCLQDFFGEDDIFIACGPEKFRYQDDFNLDETECRVTKSSSYGRLPSVHGRSPLRAAGMSRRSKSPSPAGSANGTAGSTFSTPRSGKSPSPILTSPASLRRRQGSQHSGSSLSLASTKVCSSMDECDGPSSEAEPVDECSTVPASISDRYKVGRILGNGNFAVVRECVERLTGREYALKIISKDKCKGKEQMIQSEVSILRRVKHPNIVLLIEEMDTRSDLYLVMELVKGGDLFDAIMSSNRYTERDASCMLFNLASAIKYLHSLNIVHRDIKPENLLVYEHHDGSKSLKLGDFGLATIVNGPLYAVCGTPTYVAPEIVAETGYGLKVDIWAAGVITYILVCGFPPFRGSGEDQEALFEEILKGHLEFPAPYWDNVSDVAKALITGMLQVVVDQRYTAVQVLDHPWVNGENLSEKGHQLPVAGKIKKHFNYGPKINGTAAGVSVITDLTIQKSGSLDHNQNPGFCWIRPRHLIKRSKFSDEDATRM
- the LOC105937985 gene encoding serine/threonine-protein kinase DCLK1 isoform X5 gives rise to the protein MELEHFDERDQAQRYTRRGSRGNGLPSPTHSAHCSLYRTRTLQALSSEKKAKKIRFYRNGDRYFKGIVYAISQERFRSLDALLADLTRALSDNVNLPQGVRTIYTVDGATRIASIDQLVEGESYVCASIEPFKKLDYTKNVNPNWAVGARTAASVRDPSSLGSAMAGSPETRETKDFIKPKLVTIVRSGVKPRKAVRVLLNKKTAHSFEQVMSDITDAIKLDSGVVKRLYTVDGKVVSCLQDFFGEDDIFIACGPEKFRYQDDFNLDETECRVTKSSSYGRLPSVHGRSPLRAAGMSRRSKSPSPAGSANGTAGSTFSTPRSGKSPSPILTSPASLRRRQGSQHSGSSLSLASTKVCSSMDECDGPSSEAEPVDECSTVPASISDRYKVGRILGNGNFAVVRECVERLTGREYALKIISKDKCKGKEQMIQSEVSILRRVKHPNIVLLIEEMDTRSDLYLVMELVKGGDLFDAIMSSNRYTERDASCMLFNLASAIKYLHSLNIVHRDIKPENLLVYEHHDGSKSLKLGDFGLATIVNGPLYAVCGTPTYVAPEIVAETGYGLKVDIWAAGVITYILVCGFPPFRGSGEDQEALFEEILKGHLEFPAPYWDNVSDVAKALITGMLQVVVDQRYTAVQVLDHPWVNGENLSEKGHQLPVAGKIKKHFNYGPKINGTAAGVSVITTTSLDKEKQVFRRRRHQDVKHTKMLPSSGATTTSQSANPVLSPESEDFSQSSADTVHSPISP